From the genome of Candidatus Brocadiaceae bacterium:
GGGCCATCCGCAAGGCCATCGACCTGGGCATCGACACCATCGACACGGCGCCCATGTACGGCTTCGGCCGCAGCGAGCAGGTCGTCGGCCGAGCCATCAAGGGGTGCCGCGACCGCGTGGTCGTCGCCACCAAGTGCGGCCTACGCTGGGACTGCCGGGACGGCACGCCGTCGTTCGAGGCGAAGCTCGACGACGGCTCGCCCGTCACCGTCTTCCGCAACCTCCGGTGCGACGCCATCCTGGAAGAGATCGACCGCAGCCTCCAACGGCTCGGCGTCGACTACGTCGACCTGTACCAGTGCCACTGGCCCGACGCCTCCGTCCCGCTCGAGGAGACGGCCGAAGCGCTCAACCGGATCCTGGAACAGGGAAAGGCCCGCGCCGTCGGCGTCAGCAACTTCACCCGCCCCATGATCGAGGAACTGCGCACCTACGTCCCCATCGTCAGCGACCAGCCGCCGTACAGCATGCTGGACCGCGCCGCCGAGGCCGAACTCCTGCCGTACTGCCATGACGACAACCTGGCCGTGATCTGCTACAGCCCCCTGCACCAGGGCCTCCTGACGGGCAAGGTCACCATGGATCGGACGTTCCATCCGGACGACGTCCGCAACGACAAGCCGTGGTACCGCCCGCACAACCGCAGACGCGTGCTCGACTTCCTGGACAAGGTGCGCCCCATCGCCGCCGACCACGGCAAGACGCTCGCCCAACTGGCCATCAACTGGGCCCTCCGCCAGCCGGGCATGACCGCCGCCCTCGTCGGCGCCCGCCGACCCGACCAGGTGGAGGAGAACGCCGGGGGCGCCGACTGGCAGTTGACCGACGACGAGATAACGCAGATCCGCGGCTGGCTCGCGGATCTGGGCGAACCCGAATGACCGCTCGGCAGGGAACGACGATGAAGATCGCACTCGTGCCGGACAAGCAGGCCGTGCGCCTCATCGACGCCCCCGTGCCCCGGCCGCCCGCCGGCTGCGTGCGCGTCCGCGTACGGGCGTGCGGAATCTGCGGCAGCGACCTGCACATCTTCCGCGGGCACTGGCGCAACGGCAAGCTCGGACACGAGGTCTGCGGCGTCGTCGACCAGGTGGCCGACGACGTGACGGACCTCGCGCCCGGCACCCGCGTCTGCGCCGAATGCTTCGGGCACTGCGGGCAGTGCGTCTTCTGCCGCAGCGGCCGCTACAACCACTGCCCGTCGATCTCGTGGTACGGCTGGCAGGAGCACGGCGCGATGGCCGAATACACCTGCTTCCCGGCCCGTTCGGTCTTCGCCGTGCCCGACGCCCTGTCCGATGCCGAGGCCGTCATGGTCGAGCCGCTGGCCGTCGCGTTCCACGCCGTCCGCCGCGCGCACCTCGAGCCGGGCTCCGCCGTGGGCATCGTCGGCGCGGGCACCATCGGCCTGCTCTGTGCGGCAACCGCCCGGACGCAGGGCGCCGGCCGCGTCGTCGTCGTCGCCCGCCACGCGCACCAGGCGGAGGCCGCCCGACGCCTTGGCGCTGACGACGTGGCGCTGATCGGCCGCGACAACCCGGCCGAGGTGCTCGGACCCGACCGGATGGTGGACGCCGCCATCGACACCGTGGCGGCCGGCACCAGCTTCTCGACCGCGCTGGCCGCCGTGCGCTCGTGCGGACGGATGGTCCTGGTCGGCGGCGTCACGCGCCCGATCATGGCCGCCCTCGCGCCGCTGGTCGACAGGGAGATCGAGCTGACCGGATCGCAGTGCTACGCCGTCACCGACGGGAAGCCCGACTTCCAGTGGGCCATCGAGCTGATCGCCTCGGGCCGCGTCGACGCCGGCGGGCTGGTCACGCACACGTTTCCGCTTGCCGACGTCGAAGAGGCGTTCCACACCGCCGCCGACAAGACGACCGGCGCCACCAAGGTCGTCGTGCAGATGGCCGACTGAGCCCGGGATTGCCGGGGGCGGGCACGACGGAGCGTGCCCCTCCAGCGGCGCCGCCGACCGTGGACGTTCGTGCCCCCCGGTCACTCGCTCAGCAGGCCGAACTCCGTCCCCGCCCGGAACTCGCCGACGACGCGCCGGCCAGAGCCCTTCAGGAACCGCGCCAGGACGGCCCGTTCGCGCCGCTCGATCCGGCCGCCCCGCCGGGTCATGGACTCCGTGCAGCCCGTCACCAGCAGCCGCCGGGCGGGCACCCGCGCCAGCGACTCGCCCGCCGCCCGGTCCAGCCGGCGCAGCACGGGCACGACCTTCAGCATCAGGGCCAGGTCGAACGGTTCCTCGCGCGAGACCTCAGAGGCCCAGGAGGGATCGGCCACGTCCACCCAAGCCCCCGCAAGCCGCCCCGGCGCCGCCAGCCGGCCCCATGCACACGCCGCGCGCACGGCGCGTTCGTCGCGGTCCACCGCGACGTAGAGCGCCGTGGCCGCCCCGGCGTCCGCGAACGGGTAGGCCAGCGGCTGCA
Proteins encoded in this window:
- a CDS encoding aldo/keto reductase produces the protein MEYARLGSSRVRVSRVVFGAWAIGGWRWGGADDAESVRAIRKAIDLGIDTIDTAPMYGFGRSEQVVGRAIKGCRDRVVVATKCGLRWDCRDGTPSFEAKLDDGSPVTVFRNLRCDAILEEIDRSLQRLGVDYVDLYQCHWPDASVPLEETAEALNRILEQGKARAVGVSNFTRPMIEELRTYVPIVSDQPPYSMLDRAAEAELLPYCHDDNLAVICYSPLHQGLLTGKVTMDRTFHPDDVRNDKPWYRPHNRRRVLDFLDKVRPIAADHGKTLAQLAINWALRQPGMTAALVGARRPDQVEENAGGADWQLTDDEITQIRGWLADLGEPE
- a CDS encoding alcohol dehydrogenase catalytic domain-containing protein, which produces MKIALVPDKQAVRLIDAPVPRPPAGCVRVRVRACGICGSDLHIFRGHWRNGKLGHEVCGVVDQVADDVTDLAPGTRVCAECFGHCGQCVFCRSGRYNHCPSISWYGWQEHGAMAEYTCFPARSVFAVPDALSDAEAVMVEPLAVAFHAVRRAHLEPGSAVGIVGAGTIGLLCAATARTQGAGRVVVVARHAHQAEAARRLGADDVALIGRDNPAEVLGPDRMVDAAIDTVAAGTSFSTALAAVRSCGRMVLVGGVTRPIMAALAPLVDREIELTGSQCYAVTDGKPDFQWAIELIASGRVDAGGLVTHTFPLADVEEAFHTAADKTTGATKVVVQMAD